One stretch of Gemmatimonadota bacterium DNA includes these proteins:
- a CDS encoding TonB-dependent receptor, giving the protein MAFALAGPLSSGVAAAQTTGAVFGQVLERQSRTAVAGATIRTGDGLRLAIADEGGRFVMTAVSVGTVTLRIDALGYRPLELVGVRVTPGRLVEVVAELEPAPVDVEAITVQVDRFRLVEPDVRVSHEVVGGEELRSLPVDATETVVDLAPGVSDGHFRGGRLGQETYVVDGLEVKNQLEASTEGLGLELSPTSLEELEVVTGGFGAGVGSAISGVVRFTTRRGSPLGWEASARALTDEWAPTSLFTGFSSLSLSAGGPVRLLGEGTTVFADLFAQGFRDADPHSRGLTCIDTEDAAGGLVEEIRRYASTPELTPLLCPFTRDLVPHQRGDKLIGFFRLDRPLGGGIDLTASILGNRAQNELYTPAFKYNRDYQLGQRTTGSLVSVALDGAHHSPGGAWHWTARGSAMRLDRYLGVVRPGSIADDRFAGFGVDQFEFLGEDFVRSPIADQVASPRPIPGYLPPGRAAGTPFGAAAEGLLVTEGTPNIANRSRTEFVGADLLVERLAAAGHVFRAGANAKLFRNEWYERLESHLTGSLPTFARFFPRQASGFLEARLLTVDHIALEFGVRLDAFRSGVAFRTDRLDVTAPVLEPSWQTGFSPRFGAAMPIPGTDGSTTARFGFALVKQPPDFRFFLDTQIGDSLRTDIRRQGNPSLGFERGVSYEIGAAHAVNERMSLAGTVFIKQLRNLVSGSARLSERGDSRFVSSDFGNVRGAEVSLRGDWDAARVRLSYTLQKATGTVSTALDPENPDSTDAPFEAPLAFDRRHAFDLLLAVGRARGLESAWRGSLTATVESGLPLTGIAGIVGREGSVAALPWTAQIDGRVARDLGRLPGCERCAWSVVADGRNLFDRDNILGLRRDTGGLAPDLETVTAQADGLTIPDPIPRESPSYSPLTDLDRDGFVTPDEFRQARFAAALDAADPSLFFGAPLQLRLGVEVRF; this is encoded by the coding sequence TTGGCCTTCGCTCTGGCCGGCCCGCTGTCCTCCGGCGTGGCGGCCGCGCAGACGACCGGCGCCGTCTTCGGCCAGGTTCTGGAACGGCAGTCACGCACGGCGGTCGCGGGGGCGACGATTCGCACCGGGGACGGACTTCGCCTGGCGATCGCCGACGAAGGGGGACGTTTCGTCATGACGGCCGTGTCCGTGGGCACGGTCACGCTGCGCATCGACGCCCTGGGCTACCGACCGCTGGAACTCGTTGGAGTGCGAGTCACCCCCGGAAGACTGGTCGAGGTAGTGGCCGAGCTGGAACCGGCCCCGGTCGACGTGGAAGCGATCACCGTGCAGGTCGATCGATTCCGACTGGTCGAGCCCGACGTCCGCGTGAGCCACGAGGTGGTAGGCGGCGAGGAGCTCCGCAGCCTGCCGGTGGACGCGACAGAGACGGTCGTGGATCTGGCCCCCGGCGTTTCTGATGGGCATTTCCGGGGAGGTCGGCTCGGACAAGAGACCTACGTCGTCGATGGCCTCGAGGTGAAGAATCAGCTGGAGGCATCGACCGAAGGGCTGGGACTGGAGCTCTCGCCGACGTCGCTGGAGGAGCTGGAGGTCGTCACCGGCGGATTCGGCGCGGGCGTCGGCTCGGCGATCTCGGGGGTGGTCCGGTTCACCACGCGCCGGGGTAGCCCGCTCGGCTGGGAAGCCTCCGCGCGCGCGCTTACCGACGAATGGGCGCCCACCTCGCTGTTCACCGGCTTCTCGTCGCTGTCCCTGTCCGCGGGCGGCCCCGTCCGCCTGCTGGGTGAAGGCACGACCGTCTTTGCCGACCTCTTCGCGCAGGGCTTCCGGGACGCGGATCCGCACTCCCGCGGACTCACTTGCATCGACACCGAGGACGCCGCGGGCGGCCTGGTGGAGGAAATACGGCGCTACGCTTCGACGCCCGAGCTGACGCCGCTGCTCTGCCCCTTCACCAGGGACCTCGTGCCGCACCAGCGTGGCGACAAGCTAATCGGCTTCTTTCGCCTCGACCGGCCGCTCGGGGGCGGTATCGACCTGACCGCGTCGATTCTCGGAAACCGGGCGCAGAACGAGCTATACACGCCCGCCTTCAAGTACAACCGCGACTACCAACTGGGGCAACGCACCACCGGCTCGCTCGTCAGCGTCGCGCTGGACGGCGCCCACCACAGCCCCGGCGGCGCGTGGCACTGGACCGCGCGCGGCTCGGCCATGCGCCTAGACCGCTACCTGGGCGTCGTGCGGCCCGGCTCGATCGCCGACGACCGGTTTGCCGGCTTCGGCGTCGACCAGTTCGAGTTCCTGGGTGAGGACTTCGTGCGATCTCCGATCGCGGACCAGGTGGCCTCGCCCAGGCCGATCCCGGGCTATCTGCCCCCGGGGCGCGCAGCCGGCACGCCCTTCGGCGCCGCGGCCGAGGGCCTCCTGGTCACCGAGGGCACGCCGAACATCGCCAATCGGAGCCGCACCGAGTTCGTGGGCGCCGATCTCCTGGTCGAGCGGCTCGCCGCGGCCGGCCACGTCTTCAGGGCGGGCGCCAACGCCAAGCTCTTCCGCAACGAGTGGTATGAGAGACTCGAGTCACACCTGACGGGGTCCCTGCCCACGTTCGCGCGCTTCTTTCCGCGGCAGGCGTCGGGATTCCTGGAGGCGCGGCTTCTCACCGTCGACCACATCGCGCTCGAATTCGGAGTCCGTCTTGACGCCTTTCGATCGGGCGTGGCTTTCCGGACCGACAGGCTGGACGTCACCGCGCCGGTGCTCGAGCCGAGCTGGCAGACCGGCTTCTCGCCGCGCTTCGGCGCCGCGATGCCGATCCCGGGCACCGACGGCAGCACGACCGCCCGCTTCGGCTTCGCGCTGGTGAAGCAGCCGCCCGACTTCCGGTTCTTCCTGGACACCCAGATCGGGGATTCGCTGCGCACCGACATCCGCCGGCAGGGCAACCCGAGCCTCGGCTTCGAGCGCGGCGTGAGTTACGAGATAGGCGCGGCGCACGCGGTCAACGAGCGCATGTCGCTCGCCGGCACCGTGTTCATCAAGCAGCTGCGCAACCTCGTGTCGGGGTCGGCGCGGCTGTCCGAGAGGGGAGATAGCCGCTTCGTCAGCAGCGACTTCGGCAACGTGCGGGGTGCCGAGGTGTCGCTGCGAGGCGACTGGGACGCCGCTCGTGTGCGTCTCTCCTACACGCTGCAAAAAGCTACCGGCACGGTCTCCACGGCGCTGGACCCGGAGAACCCGGACTCGACCGATGCTCCCTTCGAGGCCCCCCTGGCTTTCGATCGACGCCACGCCTTCGACCTTCTACTCGCCGTCGGCAGGGCGCGCGGGCTGGAAAGCGCGTGGCGGGGCAGCCTCACCGCAACGGTCGAGAGCGGCCTGCCTCTGACCGGAATCGCGGGCATAGTGGGGAGAGAAGGGTCGGTTGCGGCCCTGCCGTGGACCGCGCAGATCGACGGGCGCGTGGCCCGAGACCTGGGCCGGCTACCCGGCTGCGAGCGGTGCGCCTGGTCCGTCGTCGCCGACGGACGAAACCTGTTCGACCGCGACAACATCCTCGGGCTGCGGAGGGACACCGGCGGGCTGGCGCCCGACCTGGAGACGGTCACCGCGCAGGCGGACGGGCTGACGATCCCCGACCCGATTCCGCGCGAGTCGCCCAGCTACAGCCCCCTCACCGACCTGGACCGCGACGGCTTCGTCACGCCGGACGAGTTTCGCCAGGCCCGCTTCGCCGCGGCCCTCGACGCGGCCGATCCGTCGCTCTTTTTCGGTGCACCCCTGCAGCTGCGGCTGGGTGTGGAGGTGCGGTTCTGA